A stretch of the Actinomyces qiguomingii genome encodes the following:
- a CDS encoding DNA glycosylase AlkZ-like family protein: MPDARVVAAPREMSYLRILAQGLVPATTAPDVVEAVRRQLAMQGQQPSAVPHALIVRADGATSSGVDAAFAAGQLVRSWPMRGTVHITTAADHHWLRVALMHRTDAWTRQSEERLGIDDSVVGRAADAALALIGEEGPVTRARLIEAWQEIGLLDGGLNGGTSAAGSWHRRHLLVRLQREGILVQGPRRGNEHLVIDARSLPGADTGPGGGGGVAQGAAGHRAALAEIARRYATSHGPVRAADLARWTTLPLAQATRALEDAVEITNAAAHQTDLTAARVPLARACAEGGLRGSVRLLGAGESRPAREVLYLRADLPELLDNSRRAVGRTLFLPSFDELHVGYKDRLCLTDAAGERLICPAANGMFRPLLVDRGRVVAVRPVGEGLLWAEDARRSARLETAVERAVRRVERRLLG, from the coding sequence ATGCCCGACGCACGCGTTGTCGCCGCCCCGCGCGAGATGTCCTACCTGCGCATCCTGGCCCAGGGGCTTGTCCCCGCCACCACCGCCCCTGATGTCGTTGAGGCGGTGCGCCGCCAGCTGGCCATGCAAGGGCAGCAGCCTTCCGCGGTCCCGCATGCGCTGATTGTCCGGGCCGACGGCGCCACGAGCTCCGGCGTCGATGCCGCCTTCGCTGCTGGACAACTGGTGCGCTCCTGGCCCATGCGTGGCACCGTCCACATCACCACCGCTGCCGATCACCACTGGCTGCGGGTGGCGCTCATGCATCGCACGGACGCCTGGACACGACAGAGCGAGGAGCGCCTAGGTATTGACGATTCCGTCGTAGGACGCGCCGCCGATGCCGCGCTGGCACTGATCGGGGAAGAGGGACCGGTGACCCGCGCGCGGTTGATTGAGGCCTGGCAGGAGATCGGCCTACTTGATGGCGGCTTGAACGGGGGGACGTCCGCCGCCGGTTCTTGGCATCGGCGGCACCTGCTGGTGCGGTTGCAGCGCGAGGGCATCCTCGTGCAGGGCCCCAGGCGCGGCAATGAGCACTTGGTCATCGACGCCCGCTCTTTGCCGGGCGCGGACACGGGGCCTGGTGGCGGCGGGGGCGTAGCACAGGGCGCCGCCGGGCATCGCGCCGCCCTGGCGGAGATCGCCAGGCGGTACGCCACCAGTCACGGGCCCGTGAGGGCGGCCGACCTGGCCCGCTGGACCACGCTGCCGCTTGCTCAGGCCACCCGTGCCCTGGAGGACGCCGTCGAGATCACCAATGCCGCCGCCCACCAGACGGACCTGACGGCCGCCCGCGTTCCACTGGCGCGTGCCTGCGCGGAGGGCGGGCTGCGGGGGAGCGTGCGCCTGCTGGGAGCCGGAGAATCGAGGCCGGCGCGTGAGGTGCTGTATCTGCGCGCCGACCTGCCTGAGTTGCTGGATAACAGTCGCCGCGCCGTCGGCCGCACTCTGTTCCTGCCCTCCTTCGACGAGCTGCATGTGGGCTACAAGGACCGGCTCTGCCTGACGGACGCCGCCGGCGAGCGGCTGATCTGCCCGGCGGCCAACGGCATGTTCCGGCCGCTGCTGGTGGACCGCGGGCGCGTAGTGGCGGTGCGGCCCGTGGGGGAGGGGCTGTTGTGGGCCGAGGACGCGCGCCGCTCGGCTCGGCTAGAGACCGCGGTGGAGCGGGCGGTGCGGCGTGTGGAGCGCCGGCTGCTTGGATGA
- a CDS encoding SDR family oxidoreductase, whose product MRLPARFETGTASPPLSALFGAGAIGTAITRRVTNGGRIVVADLRLENAQKVRDQLLDAGYSAEAMTTDLADPVSTRALAEHAASLGPVTRVILAGGVSPSQADIPTILRVDLYGFAVAMEEFGKVVAPGGSGVVISSQSGYRMPALTREQDALLATTSVDELLALPLLADGAVTSTLHAYQIAKRANGLRVRANAVTWGERGARINAISPGIVITPLARDELEGPRGSGYRKQLELSPAGRAGTPDEIAALAGFLMGPEAGYINGADVLADGGVTASWYYGPLSAGGAN is encoded by the coding sequence ATGAGGCTCCCAGCACGGTTCGAGACCGGGACGGCATCGCCCCCTTTATCCGCGCTGTTCGGCGCCGGAGCCATCGGCACCGCGATCACCCGTCGCGTCACCAACGGAGGCCGGATCGTCGTTGCCGACCTGCGGCTTGAGAATGCACAAAAGGTCCGCGACCAACTGCTCGACGCCGGCTACAGCGCCGAGGCGATGACGACGGATCTGGCAGATCCTGTCTCGACCCGGGCTCTGGCGGAGCACGCCGCTTCGCTCGGGCCGGTCACCCGGGTCATCCTCGCCGGCGGGGTGTCGCCGTCGCAGGCCGATATCCCCACCATTTTGCGGGTAGACCTGTACGGCTTCGCCGTCGCGATGGAGGAATTCGGCAAGGTCGTCGCCCCGGGAGGCTCCGGCGTCGTCATCTCCAGTCAGTCCGGCTACCGCATGCCCGCGCTCACCCGTGAGCAAGACGCCCTGCTGGCGACCACCTCCGTGGACGAGCTGCTTGCACTGCCCTTGCTCGCCGACGGCGCCGTCACCTCCACCCTGCACGCCTACCAGATAGCCAAGCGTGCCAACGGCCTGCGCGTGCGGGCGAATGCTGTCACCTGGGGTGAGCGCGGCGCCCGCATCAATGCCATCAGCCCCGGCATCGTCATTACGCCGCTGGCACGCGACGAGCTTGAGGGTCCGCGTGGCTCCGGCTACCGCAAGCAGCTTGAGCTGTCCCCGGCCGGACGCGCGGGCACACCCGATGAGATCGCCGCGCTGGCTGGCTTCCTTATGGGGCCCGAGGCCGGTTACATCAACGGCGCTGATGTGCTGGCCGACGGCGGTGTCACGGCCTCCTGGTATTACGGGCCACTGTCGGCGGGCGGAGCGAACTGA
- the nucS gene encoding endonuclease NucS: MRVVIASCSVDYSGRLDAHLPRATRLIMVKADGSVLVHSDGGSYKPLNWMSPPARLAEVAPDEEDAEAGVTARWEVTAAKTDDRLVIRLFEIISDASVDLGADPGLTKDGVEAHLQELLAEQVEVLGPGFRLVRREYPTPIGPVDLLVRDAAGAAFAVEVKRVGGIDGVEQLTRYLDMLDRDPLLTPVRGILAAQQIKPQARVLAEDRGIRCVVLDYDAMRGLDDPSSRLF, from the coding sequence GTGCGCGTCGTCATCGCTTCCTGTTCCGTGGACTACTCCGGCCGTTTGGACGCCCATCTGCCCCGGGCCACCCGCCTGATCATGGTCAAGGCCGACGGCTCGGTGTTGGTCCACTCCGACGGCGGCTCCTACAAGCCGCTGAACTGGATGAGCCCGCCCGCCCGGCTGGCCGAGGTCGCCCCCGATGAGGAGGACGCCGAGGCCGGCGTCACCGCCCGGTGGGAGGTGACCGCCGCCAAGACCGATGACCGCCTGGTAATCCGGCTCTTCGAGATCATCTCTGACGCCAGCGTGGATCTCGGTGCCGACCCCGGACTGACCAAGGACGGGGTCGAGGCCCACCTGCAGGAACTGCTCGCCGAGCAGGTGGAGGTACTGGGCCCCGGTTTCCGCCTGGTGCGCCGCGAGTATCCCACCCCCATCGGTCCGGTCGACCTGCTGGTGCGCGACGCCGCCGGCGCCGCCTTCGCCGTGGAGGTCAAGCGCGTGGGCGGCATCGACGGCGTCGAGCAGCTGACCCGCTACCTGGATATGCTCGATCGCGACCCGCTGCTGACTCCGGTGCGCGGTATCCTTGCCGCCCAGCAGATCAAGCCGCAGGCGCGGGTGCTGGCCGAGGACCGCGGCATCCGCTGCGTGGTGCTGGACTACGACGCCATGCGCGGCCTGGATGATCCCTCCTCACGGTTGTTCTGA